A region from the Silene latifolia isolate original U9 population chromosome 7, ASM4854445v1, whole genome shotgun sequence genome encodes:
- the LOC141590093 gene encoding uncharacterized protein LOC141590093 — translation MDRTWMMDGKRGDPKYDAGLAEFYEFVRKNVKDKSNMPCPCEMCLNIKYMSFSDVKIHLEKNKFNSKYKLWRFHGEFRVVQRMEENMGETQIEGGSLSIEKGIDSLEDSDWDMNSCDMNYVSDDEFDDDGLEKILRDRLIEDGLEEDNPYLGQDPADIDDILGEDEEPDVTYLDDITSIVLEKLKDAEMPLYKSCKNYTKLSAVVKLYNLKATNGWSDKSFTHLLELLKDMLSEDNVLPNRIYAAKKILTGIGMKYVKIHACPNDCILYRKEYESFTHCPEDAKLLTWHKNAKVNDGKLRHPADGLEWKHIDAKYPEFGKEPRNLRLALSTDGMNPFGNLSSQHSTWPVLLAIYNLPPYVCMKRKYLMLSLLISGPKEPGNDIDVYLVPLLDDLRTLWDEGI, via the exons ATGGATCGTACGTGGATGATGGATGGGAAAAGGGGTGATCCTAAATATGATGccggtttagctgaattttatgaatttgtGAGAAAGAATGTGAAAGACAAGTCTAATATGCCATGCCCTTGTGAAATGTGTCTGAATATCAAATATATGAGCTTCTCGGATGTTAAAATCCATTTAGAAAAGAATAAATTTAATTCAAAGTATAAACTTTGGAGGTTTCATGGAGAGTTTAGAGTGGTACAGAGAATGGAGGAAAATATGGGAGAGACTCAGATTGAGGGGGGAAGTCTTTCTATAGAAAAAGGTATCGACTCACTGGAAGattcggactgggatatgaatTCTTGTGATATGAATTATGTGTCCGATGACGAGTTTGATGACGATGGATTAGAAAAAATATTACGAGATCGGTTAATTGAAGACGGTCTTGAAGAAGATAACCCTTACCTAGGTCAAGATCCCGCTGATATAGATGACATTCTAGGTGAAGATGAAGAACCCGATGttacttatttagatgacatcaCAAGCATTGTATTAGAGAAGCTAAAAGACGCTGAAATGCCTTTGTATAAGAGTTGTAAGAATTATACAAAATTGTCAGCCGTTGTTAAGCTATATAATTTGAAAGCAacaaatgggtggagtgataaaAGTTTTACCCACCTTCTAGAATTATTGAAGGACATGCTTTCAGAAGATAATGTTCTTCCTAATCGTATATATGCGGCCAAGAAAATACTTACAGGAATTGGTATGAAATATGTGAAGATTCATGCATGCCCTAATGATTGTATATTATATCGCAAGGAATATGAGAGTTTCACTCATTGTCCA GAAGATGCAAAGTTGTTGACATGGCATAAAAATGCAAAAGTTAATGATGGCAAGTTGAGACACCCGGCTGATGGTTTAGAGTGGAAACACATTGATGCTAAGTATCCCGAATTCGGGAAAGAACCCAGAAATCTTCGACTTGCACTCTCTACTGACGGGATGAATCCTTTTGGGAATTTAAGTAGTCAACATAGCACTTGGCCTGTGCTTTTAGCTATTTACaatttacctccatatgtgtgcatgaaaaggaAGTATTTGATGCTGTCCTTATTGATTTCTGGTCCCAAAGAACCGGGTAATGATATAGATGTTTACTTGGTGCCCCTTCTTGACGATTTGAGAACATTATGGGATGAAGGAATATAA
- the LOC141590094 gene encoding uncharacterized protein LOC141590094, protein MLLCTISDFPAHGNLCGHTMHGKEACPLCAEDADSSYLRFSRKQALLGYRKFLEEDHSYRKQQKAFNGKPDHRPYPKILSGHDVYQKVKDIKITYGKKGSKLASRGYKKMSPLFERLPYWRKLSIRHCLDVMHIEKNVCDNIINTLLNVPNKSKDNVAARKDIVDMKIRPELAPKEKGGRTYLPPAAHTLSKKEKIEFFECLHGVKVPEGYSSNISSLVSMRDLKLTGLKSHDCHTLMQQLLVVAIRNILRTKVRYAITKFCFFFNAICNKFIDPGELEALQNLVVTSLCQFKMYFPPSFFKIMVHLTVHLVREIKYLGPVYLRYQYPFGRLMKVYKDYTSNRYRPEGCIAERAIIDEALSYCYTHLSNSEILGIPKNRHSEWMKGKGLRGHVRQDMAFDKWHGAHTYVLHNEDEVHPYIQEHMVLLRDKYRNKTEMWIGNEHNKIFRAWFKGRVIEDLQKYSDYISSRLRRLYFGPNTYASSYSGYAINGCTFYTREQDDKSTMQNSGVSVEVEAMHFSSSKDKNPILCKMHYYGVIEEIWVLDYTDFDIPVFWCKWCQTNTGVRKDELGFTLVNLDKSGHKKDPFILATQAKQVFYVTDPKDKNWSVVLSVRSRRDGDSFDEDVVYEGFDRNVSGFDDMYNVNSSSLYTRDDHNEGIWINTDTPSRKHPRVVEK, encoded by the coding sequence ATGTTATTATGCACTATATCTGATTTTCCTGCACACGGTAATCTTTGTGGACATACTATGCATGGGAAAGAGGCGTGCCCCTTGTGTGCAGAAGATGCTGACTCTTCTTATTTGAGGTTTTCTCGAAAGCAAGCTTTGTTAGGATACCGTAAATTTTTGGAGGAAGATCATTCGTATCGCAAGCAACAAAAAGCTTTCAATGGAAAACCTGATCATCGTCCATATCCTAAGATATTAAGCGGTCATGATGTATACCAAAAGGTGAAAGATATTAAAATTACATATGGGAAGAAGGGTTCTAAATTAGCATCACGAGGATACAAGAAGATGTCTCCTCTTTTTGAGCGACTCCCATATTGGCGGAAACTCTCCATAAGACATTGTTTGGATGTTATGCATATCGAAAAGAATGTTTGTGACAATATTATCAACACTCTTTTGAATGTCCCAAATAAGTCAAAAGACAATGTGGCAGCTAGGAAGGATATAGTGGATATGAAAATTCGACCCGAGTTGGCCCCGAAAGAGAAGGGAGGACGGACTTATTTGCCTCCTGCTGCCCATACACtctcaaaaaaggagaaaatagAGTTTTTTGAATGTTTGCATGGTGTTAAAGTGCCAGAGGGATATTCTTCGAATATTAGTAGCCTCGTATCAATGCGAGATCTGAAGCTTACTGGTTTAAAATCTCACGACTGTCatactttgatgcaacaattactagtTGTGGCCATACGTAACATTTTACGTACAAAGGTTCGATATGCCATAACCAAgttttgttttttctttaatGCCATATGTAACAAATTTATTGATCCTGGAGAGTTAGAGGCTTTGCAAAATTTAGTTGTCACTTCTCTTTGTCAATTCAAAATGTACTTTCCTCCTTCATTTTTTAAAATCATGGTTCATTTGACCGTACACTTGGTAAGAGAGATCAAGTATCTAGGACCTGTTTACTTAAGGTATCAATATCCTTTTGgaagattgatgaaagtataTAAGGATTATACGTCTAATAGATATCGTCCTGAAGGGTGCATTGCCGAGCGTGCCATCATCGATGAAGCACTTTCATATTGTTATACACACTTATCAAATTCTGAGATACTTGGGATCCCTAAGAATCGACATAGTGAGTGGATGAAGGGCAAAGGTCTTAGGGGTCATGTTCGTCAAGATATGGCATTTGATAAGTGGCATGGAGCACACACATATGTCCTTCATAACGAGGATGAGGTACATCCGTACATTCAGGAACACATGGTTTTATTGAGGGACAAGTATCGAAATAAAACCGAGATGTGGATCGGAAATGAGCACAACAAGATATTTCGAGCTTGGTTCAAGGGTCGAGTGATAGAAGACTTGCAAAAGTATTCTGATTATATTTCTTCTAGATTAAGAAGGCTTTATTTTGGCCCAAATACATATGCATCTTCTTATAGTGGTTATGCCATTAATGGGTGCACCTTTTACACTCGTGAGCAAGATGACAAGAGTACGATGCAAAATAGTGGGGTAAGTGTAGAAGTTGAAGCCATGCACTTTTCTAGTTCAAAAGATAAGAATCCAATTTTATGTAAGATGCATTATTACGGAGTTATTGAAGAGATTTGGGTGTTAGATTACACAGATTTCGATATCCCTGTTTTTTGGTGCAAATGGTGTCAAACTAATACCGGTGTCCGTAAGGATGAATTAGGATTCACTTTGGTGAATCTTGATAAAAGTGGACATAAGAAAGATCCTTTCATTTTAGCCACACAAGCCAAACAAGTGTTTTATGTGACCGATCCAAAAGATAAAAATTGGTCAGTTGTTTTATCCGTAAGGAGTAGGCGGGATGGGGATAgttttgatgaagatgttgtataTGAGGGTTTTGATCGTAATGTATCAGGTTTTGATGATATGTATAATGTCAATAGTTCGAGTTTATATACGCGTGATGATCACAACGAAGGAATATGGATTAATACTGACACCCCTTCCAGAAAACACCCTCGTGTTGTTGAAAAATGA